In Lapillicoccus jejuensis, the DNA window ACCAAGCCGTTCCGGCTCGCCGAGCTGCTCGCCCGGGTGCGGGCGCTGCTGCGCCGCAACCCCGCCGAGAGCGCGCCGGCCAGCGACCTGCTGCGGATCGACCCGGAGGGGCGCCGGGCCTGGTTCAAGGACGAGGAGCTGCACCTGACGGCCAAGGAGTTCGACCTGCTGCGGGTGCTCGTGCGCGAGCAGGGCAAGGTCGTCTCGCGCGAGCAGCTGATGCGCGAGATCTGGGAGACCGCCTGGTTCGGCTCGACCAAGACCCTCGACATGCACATCAGCGTCCTGCGCCGCAAGCTCGGTGACGACGCGGCGCAACCGCAGTACATCTCCACCGTGCGCGGCGTCGGCTTCCGGTTCGAGCGCCCCGAGGGCTGACGTGCGCCCGCTGCTCGTCCGCTCCGTCCTCGTGGGGGCGGGGCTCGCGGCGCTCGTCGTGGCCGTGCCCACCGCGGCCGCGCTGGTCTGGGCCCAGGGCCCGGGCCGCTCGCTCGTGTCCGGCTGGCTCGACCTCGGGCTGGTCGGGGTGTGGGGACCGGCCGCCCTGCTCGCCCTCGTCCTGCTCGCGCTGCTCGCCGCCTCCGTCGTCACCCAGCGGTGGGTCGCCGACGTCGTCCGACCGCTCGAGCGGCTCGCCGAGGCGGCGGAGCGGCTGGCCCAGGGCCGCACCGACCTCGATGCCGTCGACTCGGGCGTGCCCGAGATCGACCGCGTGTCCGCGGTGCTCGTGCGCAGCGCCCGCGACGGGCGCAAGTCGCTGGCCGCCGAGCGCGACTTCGCCTCGGACGCCTCGCACCAGCTGCGCACCCCGCTCACGGCCCTGCTCATGCGGCTCGAGGAGATCTCCGAGACCGACGACCCGGGCGTGGTCAAGGAGGAGGCGACGATCGCCATCGACCAGGTCGAGCGGCTGACCAAGGTCGTCGACGACCTGCTCATGCGCTCCCGGCGGGGGAACGACGCCCCGCGGCCCGAGGTCTCGCTCGACTCGGTCATCGCCGCGCTCCAGCGCGAGTGGCAGCCGGCCTTCGAGCAGGCGCGGCGCAGCGTGCGCGTCCACGGCGAGCGCGGCCTCGTCGTCAAGGCGACGCCGGTGGCCCTCAGCCAGGTGCTGAGCACGCTGCTGGAGAACTCGCTCGTCCACGGCCGCGGCACCGTCGACGTCCAGGCCCGGCGCAGCGGGCCGTCGGTCGTCATCGAGGTGAGCGACCAGGGCGACGGCGTGCCGGCCGCGATCGCCCCGCACATCTTCGAGCGGTCGGTCAGCAGCGGGAAGGGCAGCTCGACCGGACTCGGTCTGGCGCTGGCCCGCGACCTCGCCGAGTCCAACGGCGGCCGGCTCGACCTCGTCGCCACCCAGCCCGCCCGCTTCGCGCTCTTCCTCTCCGAGGCCGAGCAGCGCTGAGCGCCTCGCCCGGACGGCGTCGTTACGCTGTCCCGGTGCGGCGGCTGCGTGACTACCTCTTCGTGCGGCACCGCCGCAACTGGGTGCTCCTCACCCGTTTCGCGCTCGTCGGTCTGACCGGCGTCGTCGTCAACCTGCTCGTGCTCGTCGTCCTGCGACGGCTCGGCCCGCCGGTGGACGATGCGCTCGTGGCCCTGCCCCCCACCCGGTACAGCGTGCGGTGGTACCACCTGTACTCCACGCTCGCGTTCCTCGCGGCCAACCTCTGGAACTTCCAGCTCAACCGGTCGTGGACCTTCCGCAGCGCCCACCACCGTGGCTGGCGCCGGGAGTACGGCCCCTTCCTGCTCATCGGCTTCGCCGGGCAGCTGGTGGGGCTCGTCCTCCTCACGCTGCTCATGCACCCCGAGTCGCCGGTCCACCTCCCCACCCACGTCCTCGACGACTCGACCGGACTGCGCACCCGCCTCTACTGGGCCCAGCTCGTCGTCATCGTCGTCGTGACCCCGCTCTCCTTCGTGCTCAACAAGGTGTGGACCTTCGCCGCCGTCCGTGCCGCCGCGGGGGTGCCTCCGACACCACCGCGCGCGGGCGCGGGCCGCACCGGTCGATAGGCTGGCTGGCCGTGGCTGGACCTCAACGCGCACCCGGTGGTTTCCCCGTCGTCGGCGTCATCGGTGGCGGCCAGCTCGCCCGGATGATGCAGGGCCCCGCCGTCGAGCTCGGCGTCCAGCTGTCCGTGCTGGCCGAGGCGCCCGACGCCGCCGCGGCGCTCGTCATCCCCTCCGCGCCGGTGGGCGACCACCGCGACGTCGAGGCGGTGCGCGCCTTCGCGCGCACCTGCGACGTCGTCACCTTCGACCACGAGCACGTGCCGCCGGACGTCCTCGACGCGCTCGTCGCGGACGGCGTCGCGCTGCACCCGAGCCCGCAGGCGCTGCGCTTCGCCCAGGACAAGCTCGCCATGCGCGAGCGGCTCACCACCCTCGGGCTGCCCTGCCCCCGGTGGGCCGCGGCGCACGACGCGGACGCGGTCCGAGCGTTCGGTGACGAGGTCGGCTGGCCGGTCGTCGCCAAGACCCCGCGCGGCGGGTACGACGGCAAGGGCGTGCGGGTGGTCGACGGCCCGGACCGGGTCGACGAGCTGTCCGACTGGTTGCAGGAGGCCGGGCGCCCGGGCCCGCTCGAGGGCGGTGTGCTGCTCGAGGAGAAGGTCGCCTTCACCCGCGAGCTGGCCGTCCTCGTCGCGCGCAGCCCCAGCGGGCAGGCCGCGGCGTGGCCGGTCGTCGAGACCGTGCAGGTCGACGGCATCTGCACCGAGGTCCTCGCGCCCGCGCCGGGCCTCGACGGCGACCTCGCCGCCCGGGCCACCGAGACCGGGCTGCGGATCGCGGGCGAGCTCGGGGTCACCGGCGTCCTCGCCGTCGAGCTGTTCGAGGTGCCGGGCGCGCCGGGTGAGCAGGGGGGCGACGGGGCGTCGTACGTCGTCAACGAGCTGGCGATGCGGCCGCACAACAGCGGGCACTGGAGCATGGACGGCGCGGTGACCGGCCAGTTCGAGCAGCACGTGCGGGCGGTGCTCGACCTGCCGCTCGGCGACCCGTCGGCGCGCTCGGCGTGGACCGTCATGGCCAACGTCCTCGGCGGCGACCAGCCGGGCGACGAGGAGCTGTACCCCGCCTACCGCCACGTCATGGCCCGCGACCCCGGGGTCAAGGTGCACCTCTACGGCAAGGGCGTGCGGCCCGGCCGCAAGATCGGGCACGTCAACGTGTCCACCGCCGACGCGGACGGCCTCGCCGCCGCCCGCGAGCGGGCGACCCACGCCGCCCACTACCTGAGAGGGACCGTCCGTGAGTGACCCCCAGCCGCTCGTCGGCATCGTCATGGGCAGCGACAGCGACTGGCCCGTCATGGAGCAGGCCGCGCTCGCGCTCGACGAGCTCGGCGTGCCCTACGAGGCCGACGTCGTCTCGGCGCACCGGATGCCGCAGGAGATGCTCGCCTACGGCCAGCAGGCCGCCGAGCGCGGCCTGCGCGTCATCGTCGCCGGCGCCGGCGGCGCCGCGCACCTGCCCGGGATGCTCGCCGCGGTGACGCCGCTGCCGGTCATCGGTGTCCCCGTGCCGCTGAGGTACCTCGACGGGATGGACTCGCTGCTCTCCATCGTCCAGATGCCGGCCGGGGTGCCGGTCGCGACCGTCTCGGTCGGCGGGGCGCGGAACGCCGGCCTGCTCGCCGCCCGGATCCTCGGCGCGGGGGAGGGCGAGGACGCGAGACGCCTGCGCGAGGCGATGGTCGCCTTCCAGGCCGACCTGCGCGACCGGGCGCACGCCAAGGGCGCGGCGCTGCGCGAGCGGCGCACGGGTGCCGGGGGTCCGGCGCGCTCGTAGGGTGAGGGACGCGGCCCCCACCGGGCGCACCCCACACAGTGTGAGAGAAGGCGACACCCCTTGCGTTTCGGTCTCTTCATCCCCCAGGGCTGGCGGCACGACCTCGTCGGCATCGACCCGTCCCAGCACTGGGGCACCATGCTCGGTCTGGCCACCCGCGCCGACGAGAACCCCGACTGGGAGTCGATCTGGGTCTACGACCACTTCCACACCGTCCCGGTCCCCTCGCAGGAGGCGACGCACGAGGCGTGGTCGCTCATGGCGGCGTACGGCGCCGCGACCTCCCGGGTGCGCCTGGGCCAGATGTGCACCTGCATGGCGTACCGCAACCCCGCCTACCTGGCCAAGGTCGCCGCGACGATCGACGTCGTCAGCGGCGGCCGGGTCGAGATGGGCATCGGCGCGGGCTGGTACGAGCACGAGTGGCGCGCCTACGGCTACGGCTTCCCGAAGGCCGGTGACCGGCTCGGCGCGCTGCGCGACGGCGTCGAGATCTTCCGGCAGATGTGGACGCAGGGGAGCGCGACGCATGCGGGCAAGTACTACACGGTCGACGGCGCGATCTGCTCGCCGCGGCCGCTGCAGGGCACGTCGTCCCCGGGCTCGAGCGACAACGGCATCCCCATGTGGGTGGCCGGCGGCGGCGAGAAGGTGACGCTCAAGATCGCGGCGGAGTACGGCGACTACACGAACTTCGACGGCTCCCTCGAGGGGTTCGTGCACAAGAGCGAGGTCCTCGAGGGCCACTGCCGGGACCTCGGTCGCGACTTCGGCTCGATCGTGCGCTCGGCCAACTACAACGTCGTCATCGGCGAGACCGAGAAGGACGTGCAGGACCGGATCGACTGGACGCGCGACCACTACCTCAAGGCCGGCATCCCGCAGGACGTCGTCGACGGGCAGGTCGAGGGGCTGCGCACCGGCCCCGCCGTCGGCACCCCGGAGCAGATCGTCGAGTCGCTCACGGCGTTGCAGGACAAGGGGATGACCTACGCCATCA includes these proteins:
- a CDS encoding LLM class F420-dependent oxidoreductase, which gives rise to MRFGLFIPQGWRHDLVGIDPSQHWGTMLGLATRADENPDWESIWVYDHFHTVPVPSQEATHEAWSLMAAYGAATSRVRLGQMCTCMAYRNPAYLAKVAATIDVVSGGRVEMGIGAGWYEHEWRAYGYGFPKAGDRLGALRDGVEIFRQMWTQGSATHAGKYYTVDGAICSPRPLQGTSSPGSSDNGIPMWVAGGGEKVTLKIAAEYGDYTNFDGSLEGFVHKSEVLEGHCRDLGRDFGSIVRSANYNVVIGETEKDVQDRIDWTRDHYLKAGIPQDVVDGQVEGLRTGPAVGTPEQIVESLTALQDKGMTYAITYFTEAAYDTSGIELFERTVVPELRG
- a CDS encoding response regulator transcription factor, with translation MTRVLLAEDDPAISEPLARALRREGYDVDVRPDGRAALEGARENPDLVVLDLGLPFVDGLEVCRRIRADGRTVPVLILTARADEVDTVVGLDAGADDYVTKPFRLAELLARVRALLRRNPAESAPASDLLRIDPEGRRAWFKDEELHLTAKEFDLLRVLVREQGKVVSREQLMREIWETAWFGSTKTLDMHISVLRRKLGDDAAQPQYISTVRGVGFRFERPEG
- a CDS encoding GtrA family protein gives rise to the protein MRRLRDYLFVRHRRNWVLLTRFALVGLTGVVVNLLVLVVLRRLGPPVDDALVALPPTRYSVRWYHLYSTLAFLAANLWNFQLNRSWTFRSAHHRGWRREYGPFLLIGFAGQLVGLVLLTLLMHPESPVHLPTHVLDDSTGLRTRLYWAQLVVIVVVTPLSFVLNKVWTFAAVRAAAGVPPTPPRAGAGRTGR
- a CDS encoding 5-(carboxyamino)imidazole ribonucleotide synthase, producing MAGPQRAPGGFPVVGVIGGGQLARMMQGPAVELGVQLSVLAEAPDAAAALVIPSAPVGDHRDVEAVRAFARTCDVVTFDHEHVPPDVLDALVADGVALHPSPQALRFAQDKLAMRERLTTLGLPCPRWAAAHDADAVRAFGDEVGWPVVAKTPRGGYDGKGVRVVDGPDRVDELSDWLQEAGRPGPLEGGVLLEEKVAFTRELAVLVARSPSGQAAAWPVVETVQVDGICTEVLAPAPGLDGDLAARATETGLRIAGELGVTGVLAVELFEVPGAPGEQGGDGASYVVNELAMRPHNSGHWSMDGAVTGQFEQHVRAVLDLPLGDPSARSAWTVMANVLGGDQPGDEELYPAYRHVMARDPGVKVHLYGKGVRPGRKIGHVNVSTADADGLAAARERATHAAHYLRGTVRE
- the purE gene encoding 5-(carboxyamino)imidazole ribonucleotide mutase, with translation MGSDSDWPVMEQAALALDELGVPYEADVVSAHRMPQEMLAYGQQAAERGLRVIVAGAGGAAHLPGMLAAVTPLPVIGVPVPLRYLDGMDSLLSIVQMPAGVPVATVSVGGARNAGLLAARILGAGEGEDARRLREAMVAFQADLRDRAHAKGAALRERRTGAGGPARS
- a CDS encoding sensor histidine kinase, with protein sequence MRPLLVRSVLVGAGLAALVVAVPTAAALVWAQGPGRSLVSGWLDLGLVGVWGPAALLALVLLALLAASVVTQRWVADVVRPLERLAEAAERLAQGRTDLDAVDSGVPEIDRVSAVLVRSARDGRKSLAAERDFASDASHQLRTPLTALLMRLEEISETDDPGVVKEEATIAIDQVERLTKVVDDLLMRSRRGNDAPRPEVSLDSVIAALQREWQPAFEQARRSVRVHGERGLVVKATPVALSQVLSTLLENSLVHGRGTVDVQARRSGPSVVIEVSDQGDGVPAAIAPHIFERSVSSGKGSSTGLGLALARDLAESNGGRLDLVATQPARFALFLSEAEQR